Proteins from a genomic interval of Thunnus thynnus chromosome 5, fThuThy2.1, whole genome shotgun sequence:
- the klhdc4 gene encoding kelch domain-containing protein 4 — protein sequence MGKKGKNEKKVKGAEKTAAKMEKKVSKRSKREEEDLEALIAEFQSLDAKKTQVVETTCPPPSPRLNASFSAHPEKDELILFGGEFFNGKKTYLYNDLFFYNIKKNSWVKSEIPNPPPPRCSHQAVAVPQGGGQLWVFGGEFASPNGEQFYHYKDLWVLHLATHTWENIKAPGGPSGRSGHRMVLSKRQLLVFGGFHESTRDFIYYNDVYSFSLDTFSWSRLSPSGSAPLPRSACQMTSLPDGSGVIIYGGYSKVRVKKDVEKGTIHSDMFLLKRDGKEGQEKWSWSRVSPSGNKPPPRSGFSLAVGPAGRAVLFGGVCDEEEEETLEGDFYNDLYLYDTVKNRWFPGQLRGNNKTEKKKRRRGKKGEAEGGVAEEEEGEEAPQGPTEVIKEIVTEDGTVMTIKEVIPGAQEEEEEEEEEEEDDGSASALLVEPCPRSSAMAAVRQGKLFLYGGMFEVGNRQFTLNDFYSLDLHKMDQWEVLIEMDPKTQEWLEESESEEEEEEEEEAVKGAEGEEDEEDSEEESEDGEDEDEHPAVQEGETVTDYQARTEQYWIGLARTNMGPDVKDKKVAKVALAMAKVFYEDQ from the exons ATGGGCAAAAAAGGCAAGAATGAAAAGAAGGTGAAGGGAGCAGAGAAGACAGCTGctaaaatggagaaaaaggtTTCAAAGAGGTCCAAACGAGAGGAG GAGGATTTGGAAGCTCTAATTGCTGAATTTCAGAGTCTGGATGCAAAGAAGACCCAGGTTGTAGAGACAACATGTCCACCTCCATCGCCGAG ATTGAATGCGTCTTTCTCTGCCCATCCTGAGAAAGATGAACTCATCCTGTTTGGAGGAGAATTCTTCAACGGAAAGAAG acGTACCTGTACAATGATCTGTTTTTCTACAACATCAAGAAGAACAGCTGGGTTAAGTCAGAGATCCCCAACCCTCCTCCCCCACGCTGCTCTCATCAG GCGGTGGCAGTTCCCCAGGGTGGCGGCCAGCTCTGGGTGTTCGGGGGAGAGTTTGCCTCCCCAAACGGGGAACAGTTCTACCACTACAAGGACCTCTGGGTGCTTCACTTGGCTACACACACCTGGGAGAACATCAA AGCACCTGGTGGTCCATCAGGTCGCAGCGGCCACCGGATGGTCCTCAGCAAGAGACAGCTGCTGGTGTTTGGAGGTTTCCATGAGAGCACCAG GGATTTTATCTACTATAATGAcgtctactccttctccctggACACCTTCTCCTGGTCACGCCTCTCTCCGTCAGGCTCCGCCCCCTTGCCGCGCTCCGCCTGTCAGATGACCTCCTTGCCCGATGGTTCTGGTGTCATCATCTATGGGGGATACTCtaaagtg agaGTCAAAAAGGATGTAGAGAAGGGGACCATCCACTCTGACATGTTTCTTCTGAAGCGAGATGGTAAAGAAGGCCAAG AGAAGTGGTCGTGGTCCCGGGTGAGCCCCTCAGGTAACAAGCCTCCTCCACGCTCTGGTTTCTCCCTGGCGGTGGGCCCAGCAGGGCGGGCGGTGCTGTTTGGTGGGGTTtgtgatgaggaagaggaggagacccTGGAGGGTGACTTTTACAACGACCTCTACCTGTATGACACTGTGAAGAACCGCTGGTTCCCCGGCCAGCTCAGG GGCAACaacaagacagagaagaagaaacgaCGAAGGGGGAAGAAGGGTGAAGCGGAGGGGGGGgtagcggaggaggaggagggcgagGAAGCTCCTCAAGGACCCACTGAGGTCATCAAGGAGATCGTCACAGAGGACGGCACAGTGATGACCATCAAGGAAGTGATCCCTGGagctcaggaggaggaggaggaggaggaggaggaggaggaggatgatg GTTCAGCCTCGGCTCTGCTGGTGGAGCCCTGCCCGAGGTCCAGCGCCATGGCAGCGGTGCGTCAGGGCAAGCTCTTCCTGTACGGGGGGATGTTCGAGGTGGGCAACCGCCAGTTCACCCTGAACGACTTCTACAGCCTGGACCTCCACAAGATGGACCAGTGGGAGGTTTTAATTGAAATGGACCCAA AGACACAGGAGTGGCTGGAAGAGTCTGAgtcagaagaggaggaggaagaggaggaggaggcagtgaAAGGAGCAGAAGgggaggaagacgaggaggatTCTGAAGAGGAAAGCGAGGACGGAGAAG atgaagatgagCACCCAGCAGTGCAGGAGGGGGAGACGGTGACGGATTATCAGGCCCGTACAGAGCAGTACTGGATAGGACTGGCACGCACCAATATGGGCCCAGACGTCAAGGACAAAAAGGTTGCCAAGGTCGCCCTCGCCATGGCTAAAGTCTTCTATGAAGACCAGTAG